From Nonlabens sp. Ci31, the proteins below share one genomic window:
- a CDS encoding phosphoribosylamine--glycine ligase, with the protein MGSEVDRAIIKLKKSVGVKRKILFVSKYGETLDIANAIQTEGHSIKLFIQERGCKEIGYGFCPKVTDWKKHTDWAELIIFDYTGYGEICENLRNAGKLVVGGSIYTDLLELDRNFGHQQLKAHKIKVLPSYEFTNFQEAIVFIEKHPDTYVIKPSGETQEFKQLLFVGSDDEGLDVIRVLKAYEKSWGNDFGDFQLQKKVKGVEISIASFFNGTEFLKPINITFEHKKLFPKELGVSTGEMGTSMFWTKDSPIFDATLKKFEATLAKSNFIGHIDINCIVNGNGIYPLEFTSRFGYPQILIQRAGINEPLGDFFYRLASGQKFEIKVKKGFQVGVFIVVPPFPYEDKKTFQLFSKDAVVIIKKETKEGIHLMHLKKVNNEWLITGDTGIALLISGTGLTMKDAQRNMYNRVQNVIVNNCYYRTDIGDRWQEDSDKLWSWGLL; encoded by the coding sequence ATGGGATCAGAAGTTGACCGTGCAATTATTAAATTAAAAAAATCAGTGGGCGTTAAAAGAAAAATTCTCTTTGTTTCCAAGTATGGAGAAACTTTGGATATAGCAAATGCAATACAAACCGAAGGGCATAGTATTAAGTTGTTTATACAAGAAAGAGGCTGTAAAGAAATTGGCTACGGTTTTTGCCCTAAAGTCACTGATTGGAAAAAGCATACCGACTGGGCCGAATTAATTATCTTTGATTACACTGGATATGGCGAAATTTGCGAAAACCTTAGAAATGCAGGAAAACTTGTTGTGGGAGGATCCATCTACACAGATTTATTGGAGTTAGATCGCAATTTTGGCCATCAACAATTGAAAGCTCATAAGATTAAAGTACTGCCATCTTATGAATTTACTAATTTTCAAGAGGCTATTGTTTTTATTGAAAAGCATCCAGATACTTATGTTATTAAACCTTCTGGCGAAACCCAAGAGTTTAAGCAATTGTTATTTGTAGGTAGTGATGATGAAGGCTTGGATGTGATACGTGTTTTAAAAGCCTATGAAAAATCGTGGGGGAATGATTTTGGTGATTTTCAACTTCAAAAAAAGGTAAAAGGTGTAGAGATTTCTATAGCTTCATTTTTTAATGGAACCGAGTTCTTAAAGCCCATCAACATCACTTTTGAGCATAAAAAATTATTTCCAAAAGAATTAGGAGTTTCCACTGGTGAGATGGGAACCAGTATGTTCTGGACTAAAGATTCGCCCATATTTGATGCTACTCTAAAGAAATTTGAGGCCACGCTGGCGAAATCAAATTTTATAGGACATATAGATATTAATTGTATCGTAAACGGAAATGGTATTTATCCATTAGAATTTACCTCTCGATTTGGATATCCACAAATTCTCATTCAACGTGCTGGAATCAATGAACCTTTAGGCGACTTCTTTTACAGATTAGCTTCAGGTCAAAAATTTGAAATCAAAGTTAAAAAAGGTTTTCAAGTAGGCGTTTTTATTGTGGTACCACCATTTCCTTATGAGGATAAGAAAACCTTTCAACTCTTTTCTAAAGATGCCGTAGTCATTATTAAAAAAGAAACAAAAGAAGGCATACATCTCATGCACCTTAAAAAAGTAAATAATGAATGGCTTATTACAGGGGATACCGGAATAGCCCTTCTAATTAGTGGTACCGGTTTAACCATGAAAGATGCACAGCGCAATATGTACAACAGAGTACAAAACGTCATTGTGAATAACTGTTACTACCGCACCGATATAGGAGATCGTTGGCAAGAGGATTCGGATAAATTATGGTCTTGGGGACTTTTATAA
- a CDS encoding GNAT family N-acetyltransferase — translation MRLKILKNESVFMDLLPLDWQKGIKSIWKKNREHTLIYVLEQDNEICAGGIVFSALTTEMKAYKEEANYWFLKNYLYIGYVWVPEDKRNKNYGSLWLKNLLLEDPKQHYWLTTEEKQLRYFYEKVGFTYVKTIGCQDEEEELFIY, via the coding sequence ATGCGACTAAAAATTTTAAAAAACGAATCTGTTTTTATGGATCTGTTGCCTTTAGATTGGCAAAAAGGAATAAAATCGATTTGGAAAAAAAATAGAGAACATACGCTCATATATGTATTGGAGCAGGATAACGAAATTTGTGCAGGTGGTATTGTTTTTTCTGCTTTAACAACAGAAATGAAAGCTTATAAAGAGGAAGCCAATTACTGGTTTCTAAAAAATTACCTATACATAGGTTATGTTTGGGTGCCTGAAGACAAAAGAAATAAAAATTATGGCAGTTTATGGCTTAAAAACTTGTTATTAGAGGATCCCAAACAACATTACTGGTTGACCACAGAAGAGAAACAACTCCGATACTTTTATGAAAAAGTAGGGTTTACTTATGTCAAAACAATAGGGTGTCAAGATGAGGAAGAAGAATTATTTATTTACTAA
- a CDS encoding DUF6090 family protein: MRFFNKARLKHIKVSGLRKYLMYATGEIILVVLGILIALWINNWSREEQIGKANVQLQEKVLSQLDKDIHDLDQFLKELDTLNNTYLRVLGRDYDKTKIDKKGILSTILFDVKDLDLDKQNSNWIDNAVLNNSQASESLINLSGIYKSYFKDIDDMEQIIYKKFTANLEYLEETQPWYTILITDLKCENDCINYLLKSEEHKSRIASLRFLYINGYGDIVNSFYDDLIKFKEELKLSEEEETK, from the coding sequence ATGAGATTTTTTAATAAAGCAAGATTAAAGCATATTAAAGTTAGTGGTTTACGCAAGTACCTGATGTATGCAACAGGAGAGATTATTCTGGTTGTATTGGGTATTCTTATAGCCCTATGGATCAATAACTGGAGCCGAGAAGAACAAATAGGCAAAGCCAATGTCCAACTTCAGGAAAAGGTCTTGTCACAACTGGATAAAGATATTCATGACTTGGATCAGTTTCTAAAAGAATTAGACACCTTGAACAATACGTATCTAAGAGTACTTGGGCGTGATTACGATAAAACTAAAATAGATAAAAAAGGAATATTGTCTACCATACTGTTTGATGTTAAAGATTTAGATCTGGATAAGCAAAACAGCAATTGGATAGATAATGCGGTATTAAATAATTCTCAAGCATCTGAAAGCTTAATCAATCTGAGCGGTATTTATAAATCTTATTTTAAGGATATAGATGATATGGAACAAATCATCTATAAAAAGTTTACTGCAAACCTAGAATACCTAGAAGAAACACAACCATGGTATACAATCTTAATTACAGATTTAAAATGTGAGAACGATTGCATCAACTACTTATTAAAGAGTGAAGAGCACAAATCGAGAATAGCATCTTTACGATTTCTGTATATCAATGGATACGGAGATATAGTCAACAGTTTTTATGACGACCTTATTAAGTTCAAAGAAGAATTAAAGTTGTCGGAGGAAGAAGAGACGAAGTAA
- a CDS encoding DUF4251 domain-containing protein: MKTLRYSILILVLLAFNSCKTSFTEEDLSKLVNLQEQMNQQGFEFEADVVIPFNTQALNNVANDLLIRSGNNVARIDVQGDHYTLKIEKQEAEFVLPFYGERRVSGGYTNDTGYNFIGDIKNIKSRINEKKGYLSYEFTTRNDAETLDVELQIYQPNNVRLSINSSQRTFMKYEGRLKWLAVEEE; this comes from the coding sequence ATGAAAACTCTAAGGTATTCCATATTAATACTAGTTTTACTAGCGTTTAACTCTTGTAAAACTAGTTTTACAGAGGAAGATCTAAGTAAATTAGTAAATCTACAAGAACAAATGAACCAGCAAGGCTTTGAATTTGAAGCAGATGTTGTCATTCCATTTAACACACAAGCCCTCAATAATGTGGCAAACGATTTGTTGATACGTTCTGGAAACAACGTTGCGCGCATTGATGTACAAGGCGATCATTACACCCTAAAGATAGAAAAGCAGGAGGCAGAATTTGTATTGCCATTTTACGGTGAACGCCGCGTTAGTGGTGGATATACTAACGATACCGGTTATAATTTTATAGGTGATATAAAAAACATCAAGAGTAGGATCAATGAGAAAAAAGGCTATCTTTCTTATGAATTCACGACAAGAAACGACGCAGAAACGTTGGACGTCGAGCTTCAAATTTACCAACCCAATAATGTAAGGTTAAGCATTAACAGTTCACAGCGCACCTTTATGAAATATGAAGGTCGTTTAAAATGGCTGGCAGTAGAAGAGGAATAA
- a CDS encoding T9SS type B sorting domain-containing protein, translated as MNKICSLIACLFLCVAFARAQLGFCAGQSGNAIFTEDFGQGTVNGPALPVSHTSYTYVNNGVQDGQYTISSNMQQLGDFWNAPDHTGNPNGKMLIVNADFNPGVFYQTPVIGLCENTPYEFSSWVINVLSTNNSCGTNDIPIQVRFEIWDSTDTNLLSEGVMSPRTADAAPSWIKYGLTFTTASGQSGCILKLINEGIGGCGNDLAIDDIEFKPCGDVTEVLNLTSSNLSSICENDPATSITLQASASTNVFVSPEYQWQTSIDGINFNDLAGTNTATYTTPILNNTTFYRVKVAEDGINLNNSQCVNFSEIFEFRKVIVGLAVPRNDPFVSCNGDLVDLIVDIAPGLEAYWYDSPIGGTLLNSNSTDYATNLAGTYYVETRDLFSGCTSNIRVPVPYVIENSLVVNSADFTICPNDIAILDPQAPNARYVWNTGATTPNISIGTAGTYTCEVINNAGCSSIATFNVSVIDLPVIASLDIIGEELIINLQTPGDFQFSIDGSNWTTRNTFDITTFLQVIARVRDRFGCEVITQEFLRIQIPKFFTPNADGFHDTFKIYGIDKFPGAQLELYDRYGKLLLQINDLEEGWDGMYLNQPLPSSDYWYKLYFNDQLISGHITLKR; from the coding sequence ATGAACAAAATTTGCAGCCTTATTGCCTGTCTTTTTTTATGTGTTGCTTTCGCGAGAGCGCAATTAGGGTTTTGCGCAGGTCAAAGTGGAAACGCCATCTTTACCGAAGATTTTGGACAAGGAACTGTTAACGGACCAGCCTTACCCGTTAGTCATACCAGTTACACCTATGTAAACAACGGCGTTCAGGATGGTCAGTATACCATTTCAAGCAATATGCAACAATTAGGAGATTTCTGGAATGCACCAGACCACACCGGTAATCCCAATGGTAAAATGTTGATCGTTAATGCTGATTTTAACCCAGGTGTTTTTTATCAAACTCCTGTTATAGGACTTTGCGAGAACACGCCATATGAATTCAGCTCTTGGGTAATTAATGTATTAAGTACTAATAATTCATGTGGGACTAATGACATTCCTATTCAAGTACGATTTGAAATATGGGACAGTACAGATACTAATCTGCTCTCTGAAGGAGTGATGAGTCCGCGTACTGCAGATGCTGCACCATCTTGGATAAAGTACGGACTTACTTTTACCACCGCTTCGGGACAAAGTGGTTGTATACTCAAATTGATCAATGAAGGAATAGGTGGCTGCGGGAATGATCTGGCTATAGACGATATAGAATTTAAACCCTGTGGAGATGTTACCGAAGTTCTAAATCTAACAAGTTCAAATCTTTCTTCCATTTGTGAAAACGATCCAGCCACTTCCATAACGTTACAAGCTAGTGCATCAACCAATGTTTTTGTTTCCCCAGAATACCAGTGGCAAACAAGTATTGATGGAATTAATTTTAACGATTTAGCTGGCACTAACACCGCTACCTATACCACTCCGATTTTAAACAACACTACATTTTATAGAGTCAAGGTAGCTGAAGATGGCATCAATCTCAACAATTCACAATGTGTCAATTTTTCTGAAATTTTTGAATTTAGAAAAGTAATCGTAGGTCTTGCTGTTCCTAGAAACGACCCTTTTGTATCTTGTAATGGCGACCTGGTAGATCTTATCGTTGATATCGCACCTGGATTAGAAGCCTATTGGTACGACAGTCCCATTGGCGGCACATTGCTAAATAGCAATTCAACAGATTACGCTACCAACCTCGCAGGAACTTATTACGTCGAGACACGCGATCTATTTAGCGGTTGCACCAGTAATATAAGAGTCCCGGTTCCTTATGTAATAGAAAATTCACTAGTAGTGAACAGTGCCGATTTCACGATCTGTCCTAATGATATAGCTATATTAGATCCACAAGCTCCTAATGCGAGATATGTTTGGAATACTGGAGCAACTACACCTAACATAAGTATTGGAACTGCAGGCACCTATACTTGTGAAGTGATTAACAACGCTGGTTGTTCTTCTATTGCGACATTTAATGTTAGCGTAATAGACCTTCCTGTTATCGCATCACTTGATATAATAGGAGAGGAGCTTATTATCAATTTACAAACTCCAGGTGATTTTCAATTTAGCATCGATGGAAGCAATTGGACCACTAGAAATACGTTTGATATCACCACTTTTTTACAAGTTATTGCCAGAGTAAGAGACCGTTTTGGTTGTGAAGTAATTACTCAAGAGTTCTTACGCATTCAAATCCCTAAATTTTTCACGCCAAATGCTGATGGATTTCACGACACTTTTAAAATTTACGGTATCGACAAATTTCCTGGTGCACAACTAGAACTATATGATAGGTATGGAAAATTATTACTGCAAATCAATGATCTAGAAGAAGGCTGGGATGGGATGTACCTTAACCAGCCGCTTCCTAGCAGTGATTACTGGTATAAGTTGTATTTTAATGATCAGCTCATTTCTGGTCATATCACCTTAAAACGTTAA